One part of the Arabidopsis thaliana chromosome 1 sequence genome encodes these proteins:
- a CDS encoding uncharacterized protein (unknown protein; FUNCTIONS IN: molecular_function unknown; INVOLVED IN: biological_process unknown; LOCATED IN: chloroplast; Has 30201 Blast hits to 17322 proteins in 780 species: Archae - 12; Bacteria - 1396; Metazoa - 17338; Fungi - 3422; Plants - 5037; Viruses - 0; Other Eukaryotes - 2996 (source: NCBI BLink).): MVSIGFSPTSMDGWSVSLPTSSGSVSGDGWLSPGKFCSHMSFWPVCCFSSTANQFKTEF; encoded by the coding sequence ATGGTTTCAATTGGCTTTAGCCCGACATCCATGGATGGTTGGTCGGTTTCTCTTCCGACATCTTCCGGTTCTGTTAGCGGAGATGGTTGGCTTTCGCCCGGCAAATTCTGCTCCCACATGAGTTTTTGGCCGGTTTGCTGTTTTTCTTCCACCGCAAATCAGTTTAAGACTGAGTTCTAA
- the RH20 gene encoding DEA(D/H)-box RNA helicase family protein, whose product MYLNEYEENPLNFDQIRGIVRYQILYGCVGEEEFASFSNLLYLSDSGFGGTSSYGSSGSHTSSKKDNDGNESPRKLDLDGLTPFEKNFYVESPAVAAMTDTEVEEYRKLREITVEGKDIPKPVKSFRDVGFPDYVLEEVKKAGFTEPTPIQSQGWPMAMKGRDLIGIAETGSGKTLSYLLPAIVHVNAQPMLAHGDGPIVLVLAPTRELAVQIQQEASKFGSSSKIKTTCIYGGVPKGPQVRDLQKGVEIVIATPGRLIDMMESNNTNLRRVTYLVLDEADRMLDMGFDPQIRKIVSHIRPDRQTLYWSATWPKEVEQLSKKFLYNPYKVIIGSSDLKANRAIRQIVDVISESQKYNKLVKLLEDIMDGSRILVFLDTKKGCDQITRQLRMDGWPALSIHGDKSQAERDWVLSEFRSGKSPIMTATDVAARGLDVKDVKYVINYDFPGSLEDYVHRIGRTGRAGAKGTAYTFFTVANARFAKELTNILQEAGQKVSPELASMGRSTAPPPPGLGGFRDRGSRRGWS is encoded by the exons ATGTATTTGAACGAATATGAAGAAAATCCACttaattttgatcaaattcGTGGAATAGTGCGTTATCAAATTCTCTATGGGtgtgttggagaagaagagtttgcttcattttcaaatttgctTTATCTTAGTGACTCAGGGTTTGGTGGGACTTCATCATATGGAAGCTCAGGTAGTCATACATCTAGCAAAAAGGATAACGATGGCAATGAATCTCCAAGGAAGCTAGATTTAGATGGTTTGACTCCTTTTGAGAAGAATTTTTATGTCGAGTCTCCCGCTGTGGCGGCTATGACAGACACAGAAGTAGAGGAATATCGAAAGCTAAGGGAAATTACTGTTGAAGGCAAAGATATTCCAAAACCTGTCAAGAGTTTTCGTGATGTTGGCTTTCCTG ATTATGTTTTGGAAGAGGTTAAGAAGGCTGGTTTTACTGAACCTACGCCTATACAATCTCAGGGGTGGCCAATGGCTATGAAGGGACGTGATCTTATCGGCATTGCTGAAACTGGTTCTGGAAAGACTCTTTCTTACTTACTACCTGCTATTGTCCATGTTAATGCCCAACCAATGTTAG CTCATGGTGACGGCCCAATCGTCTTGGTTCTTGCTCCCACTCGTGAACTGGCTGTGCAGATACAGCAAGAGGCATCTAAATTTGGTTCATCCTCAAAAATTAAGACCACTTGCATTTATGGTGGGGTTCCAAAAGGGCCTCAAGTGCGTGATCTCCAGAAAG GTGTGGAGATCGTTATAGCTACTCCTGGGAGGTTAATAGACATGATGGAGTCGAACAACACAAACCTACGAAGGGTTACTTATCTTGTTTTGGATGAGGCTGATCGAATGCTTGATATGGGGTTTGACCCTCAGATCCGGAAAATTGTTTCACAT ATTCGGCCAGACCGTCAAACTTTGTACTGGAGTGCCACTTGGCCTAAGGAGGTGGAACAACTATCGAAGAAGTTTCTTTATAACCCATACAAA GTGATAATAGGATCTTCTGATTTGAAAGCTAACCGTGCAATTCGTCAAATTGTTGATGTCATTTCCGAAAGCCAAAAGTATAACAA GTTGGTGAAACTGCTTGAGGACATAATGGATGGAAGCAGAATTCTTGTCTTCCTCGATACAAAAAAGGGCTGTGACCAAATCACTCGTCAGCTTCGCATGGATGGTTGGCCTGCTTTGTCAATACATGGAGATAAAAGTCAAGCGGAAAGAGATTGGGTTCTCTCGGAGTTTAGATCAGGCAAAAGCCCTATAATGACTGCTACAGACGTTGCAGCTCGTGGATTAG aCGTGAAAGATGTGAAGTATGTGATAAACTATGACTTCCCTGGATCACTGGAGGATTATGTTCACAGGATTGGACGAACAGGTAGAGCCGGGGCTAAAGGAACAGCTTACACTTTCTTCACAGTTGCAAATGCGAGATTCGCCAAGGAACTTACCAACATACTACAAGAAGCTGGACAGAAAGTGAGTCCCGAATTGGCTTCAATGGGTCGCAGTAccgctcctcctcctccag GGCTTGGAGGATTCAGAGACCGTGGGAGCAGAAGAGGGTGGAGCTGA
- a CDS encoding WAS/WASL-interacting family protein (unknown protein; FUNCTIONS IN: molecular_function unknown; INVOLVED IN: biological_process unknown; LOCATED IN: mitochondrion, plastid; EXPRESSED IN: 24 plant structures; EXPRESSED DURING: 13 growth stages; BEST Arabidopsis thaliana protein match is: unknown protein (TAIR:AT2G19530.1); Has 63 Blast hits to 63 proteins in 14 species: Archae - 0; Bacteria - 0; Metazoa - 0; Fungi - 0; Plants - 63; Viruses - 0; Other Eukaryotes - 0 (source: NCBI BLink).), which yields MSEETPKLFTNKPKKKAIIAQLKHVEANFNNPTVPPSSKPSPAAAAAASYTMGGGSVPPPPPPKESFARRYKYVWPLLLTVNLAVGGYLFFRTKKKDLDPVVEETAAKSSSVAAPVTVEKTLSSTVVAEPVVIKAREPIPEKQQRELFKWMLEEKRKVNPKNAEEKKRNDEEKAILKQFIGSKTIPTF from the exons ATGAGTGAAGAAACTCCGAAGCTTTTCACCAATAAACCCAAGAAGAAGG CCATTATCGCTCAGCTTAAGCACGTTGAAGCCAATTTCAACAATCCCACCGTTCCTCCATCATCTAAACCGTCTCCAGCTGCAGCAGCGGCGGCTTCGTATACGATGGGTGGTGGTTCTGTTCCTCCTCCGCCTCCTCCTAAGGAATCATTCGCTCGTAGGTACAAATATGTCTGGCCGCTTCTCCTTACCGTCAATCTCGCCGTCGGAG GTTATCTGTTCTTTAGAACTAAGAAAAAGGACCTAGATCCTGTAGTTGAAGAGACGGCTGCTAAATCGAGTTCAGTTGCAGCTCCTGTTACTGTGGAAAAAACTTTGTCTTCCACAGTGGTTGCAGAGCCAGTGGTGATCAAGGCACGTGAGCCAATTCCGGAGAAACAACAACGTGAGCTCTTCAAATGGATGTTGGAGGAGAAAAGGAAAGTAAATCCGAAAAAcgcagaagagaagaaacggAATGACGAAGAGAAAGCGATTCTCAAACAGTTCATCGGCTCCAAAACCATTCCTACTTTCTGA
- a CDS encoding Ribonuclease III family protein (Ribonuclease III family protein; FUNCTIONS IN: RNA binding, ribonuclease III activity; INVOLVED IN: RNA processing; LOCATED IN: chloroplast; CONTAINS InterPro DOMAIN/s: Ribonuclease III (InterPro:IPR000999); BEST Arabidopsis thaliana protein match is: Ribonuclease III family protein (TAIR:AT3G13740.1); Has 289 Blast hits to 288 proteins in 138 species: Archae - 0; Bacteria - 238; Metazoa - 0; Fungi - 0; Plants - 48; Viruses - 0; Other Eukaryotes - 3 (source: NCBI BLink).) gives MAILSASSTIVRAALDTQPKLRYNPNAPRNVKKNSNLSSFVPPSSPSSSSPATNLSVSVSDLLKRPASKDIGDGFDDTCVGYEKWFPSPPKVEKPRSVFNAASLAYIGDSIYEIYARRHFLFPPLSIEEYNDRVRAVVRCEAQYALLQKLVDDDFLTKDERSIYFGGEKT, from the exons atggcGATTCTATCAGCGAGCTCTACTATAGTGAGAGCTGCTTTAGATACGCAGCCGAAGCTCCGATACAATCCCAATGCGCCACGCAATGTTAAGAAAAATTCTAATTTGAGTTCTTTTGTTCCACCGtcgtctccttcttcatcttctccggCGACAAACTTAAGCGTCTCCGTTTCTGATTTACTCAAACGTCCTGCAAGCAAAG ATATTGGTGATGGATTTGATGATACTTGTGTTGGATATGAGAAATGGTTTCCAAGTCCACCAAAAGTGGAGAAACCTAGATCTGTCTTCAATGCTGCCTCATTAGCTTATATTGGCGATTCAATCTATGAG ATATATGCTCGTAggcattttctttttcctccacTTAGTATTGAAGAATATAATGACCGTGTTAGAGCAGTGGTGCGATGTGAAGCACAA tatGCTTTGCTGCAGAAGCTTGTTGATGATGACTTCTTAACGAAAGATGAAAGGTCG ATATACTTCGGTGGGGAAAAAACGTAG
- a CDS encoding Ribonuclease III family protein (Ribonuclease III family protein; FUNCTIONS IN: RNA binding, ribonuclease III activity; INVOLVED IN: RNA processing; LOCATED IN: chloroplast; CONTAINS InterPro DOMAIN/s: Ribonuclease III (InterPro:IPR000999); BEST Arabidopsis thaliana protein match is: Ribonuclease III family protein (TAIR:AT3G13740.1); Has 1541 Blast hits to 1540 proteins in 746 species: Archae - 0; Bacteria - 1385; Metazoa - 0; Fungi - 0; Plants - 62; Viruses - 0; Other Eukaryotes - 94 (source: NCBI BLink).) gives MAILSASSTIVRAALDTQPKLRYNPNAPRNVKKNSNLSSFVPPSSPSSSSPATNLSVSVSDLLKRPASKDIGDGFDDTCVGYEKWFPSPPKVEKPRSVFNAASLAYIGDSIYEIYARRHFLFPPLSIEEYNDRVRAVVRCEAQYALLQKLVDDDFLTKDERDILRWGKNVGSVKTRSTRRAGVAVYNKASSLETLIGYLYLSNGKRLEEMMQKLGFSSGSSTERMVKEAGSNKPSFK, from the exons atggcGATTCTATCAGCGAGCTCTACTATAGTGAGAGCTGCTTTAGATACGCAGCCGAAGCTCCGATACAATCCCAATGCGCCACGCAATGTTAAGAAAAATTCTAATTTGAGTTCTTTTGTTCCACCGtcgtctccttcttcatcttctccggCGACAAACTTAAGCGTCTCCGTTTCTGATTTACTCAAACGTCCTGCAAGCAAAG ATATTGGTGATGGATTTGATGATACTTGTGTTGGATATGAGAAATGGTTTCCAAGTCCACCAAAAGTGGAGAAACCTAGATCTGTCTTCAATGCTGCCTCATTAGCTTATATTGGCGATTCAATCTATGAG ATATATGCTCGTAggcattttctttttcctccacTTAGTATTGAAGAATATAATGACCGTGTTAGAGCAGTGGTGCGATGTGAAGCACAA tatGCTTTGCTGCAGAAGCTTGTTGATGATGACTTCTTAACGAAAGATGAAAG AGATATACTTCGGTGGGGAAAAAACGTAGGCTCGGTTAAAACACGGTCAACTAGACGTGCCGGTGTTGCTGTTTATAACAAGGCCTCATCATTGGAAACACTA ATTGGGTATTTGTATCTATCAAACGGGAAAAGACTGGAAGAAATGATGCAGAAGCTAGGATTCTCAAGTGGTTCTTCAACAGAGAGAATGGTTAAGGAAGCTGGCTCAAACAAACCATCTTTCAAATAA
- the RH20 gene encoding DEA(D/H)-box RNA helicase family protein (DEA(D/H)-box RNA helicase family protein; FUNCTIONS IN: helicase activity, ATP-dependent helicase activity, ATP binding, nucleic acid binding; LOCATED IN: cellular_component unknown; EXPRESSED IN: 22 plant structures; EXPRESSED DURING: 13 growth stages; CONTAINS InterPro DOMAIN/s: RNA helicase, DEAD-box type, Q motif (InterPro:IPR014014), DNA/RNA helicase, DEAD/DEAH box type, N-terminal (InterPro:IPR011545), RNA helicase, ATP-dependent, DEAD-box, conserved site (InterPro:IPR000629), DEAD-like helicase, N-terminal (InterPro:IPR014001), DNA/RNA helicase, C-terminal (InterPro:IPR001650), Helicase, superfamily 1/2, ATP-binding domain (InterPro:IPR014021); BEST Arabidopsis thaliana protein match is: P-loop containing nucleoside triphosphate hydrolases superfamily protein (TAIR:AT5G63120.2); Has 46818 Blast hits to 45969 proteins in 3127 species: Archae - 940; Bacteria - 23848; Metazoa - 6439; Fungi - 4774; Plants - 2718; Viruses - 21; Other Eukaryotes - 8078 (source: NCBI BLink).), with amino-acid sequence MSRYDSRTGDSTSYRDRRSDSGFGGTSSYGSSGSHTSSKKDNDGNESPRKLDLDGLTPFEKNFYVESPAVAAMTDTEVEEYRKLREITVEGKDIPKPVKSFRDVGFPDYVLEEVKKAGFTEPTPIQSQGWPMAMKGRDLIGIAETGSGKTLSYLLPAIVHVNAQPMLAHGDGPIVLVLAPTRELAVQIQQEASKFGSSSKIKTTCIYGGVPKGPQVRDLQKGVEIVIATPGRLIDMMESNNTNLRRVTYLVLDEADRMLDMGFDPQIRKIVSHIRPDRQTLYWSATWPKEVEQLSKKFLYNPYKVIIGSSDLKANRAIRQIVDVISESQKYNKLVKLLEDIMDGSRILVFLDTKKGCDQITRQLRMDGWPALSIHGDKSQAERDWVLSEFRSGKSPIMTATDVAARGLDVKDVKYVINYDFPGSLEDYVHRIGRTGRAGAKGTAYTFFTVANARFAKELTNILQEAGQKVSPELASMGRSTAPPPPGLGGFRDRGSRRGWS; translated from the exons ATGAGTCGCTACGATAGCCGGACCGGCGATTCCACCTCGTACCGTGACCGTCGAAG TGACTCAGGGTTTGGTGGGACTTCATCATATGGAAGCTCAGGTAGTCATACATCTAGCAAAAAGGATAACGATGGCAATGAATCTCCAAGGAAGCTAGATTTAGATGGTTTGACTCCTTTTGAGAAGAATTTTTATGTCGAGTCTCCCGCTGTGGCGGCTATGACAGACACAGAAGTAGAGGAATATCGAAAGCTAAGGGAAATTACTGTTGAAGGCAAAGATATTCCAAAACCTGTCAAGAGTTTTCGTGATGTTGGCTTTCCTG ATTATGTTTTGGAAGAGGTTAAGAAGGCTGGTTTTACTGAACCTACGCCTATACAATCTCAGGGGTGGCCAATGGCTATGAAGGGACGTGATCTTATCGGCATTGCTGAAACTGGTTCTGGAAAGACTCTTTCTTACTTACTACCTGCTATTGTCCATGTTAATGCCCAACCAATGTTAG CTCATGGTGACGGCCCAATCGTCTTGGTTCTTGCTCCCACTCGTGAACTGGCTGTGCAGATACAGCAAGAGGCATCTAAATTTGGTTCATCCTCAAAAATTAAGACCACTTGCATTTATGGTGGGGTTCCAAAAGGGCCTCAAGTGCGTGATCTCCAGAAAG GTGTGGAGATCGTTATAGCTACTCCTGGGAGGTTAATAGACATGATGGAGTCGAACAACACAAACCTACGAAGGGTTACTTATCTTGTTTTGGATGAGGCTGATCGAATGCTTGATATGGGGTTTGACCCTCAGATCCGGAAAATTGTTTCACAT ATTCGGCCAGACCGTCAAACTTTGTACTGGAGTGCCACTTGGCCTAAGGAGGTGGAACAACTATCGAAGAAGTTTCTTTATAACCCATACAAA GTGATAATAGGATCTTCTGATTTGAAAGCTAACCGTGCAATTCGTCAAATTGTTGATGTCATTTCCGAAAGCCAAAAGTATAACAA GTTGGTGAAACTGCTTGAGGACATAATGGATGGAAGCAGAATTCTTGTCTTCCTCGATACAAAAAAGGGCTGTGACCAAATCACTCGTCAGCTTCGCATGGATGGTTGGCCTGCTTTGTCAATACATGGAGATAAAAGTCAAGCGGAAAGAGATTGGGTTCTCTCGGAGTTTAGATCAGGCAAAAGCCCTATAATGACTGCTACAGACGTTGCAGCTCGTGGATTAG aCGTGAAAGATGTGAAGTATGTGATAAACTATGACTTCCCTGGATCACTGGAGGATTATGTTCACAGGATTGGACGAACAGGTAGAGCCGGGGCTAAAGGAACAGCTTACACTTTCTTCACAGTTGCAAATGCGAGATTCGCCAAGGAACTTACCAACATACTACAAGAAGCTGGACAGAAAGTGAGTCCCGAATTGGCTTCAATGGGTCGCAGTAccgctcctcctcctccag GGCTTGGAGGATTCAGAGACCGTGGGAGCAGAAGAGGGTGGAGCTGA
- a CDS encoding WAS/WASL-interacting family protein (unknown protein; FUNCTIONS IN: molecular_function unknown; INVOLVED IN: biological_process unknown; LOCATED IN: mitochondrion, plastid; EXPRESSED IN: 22 plant structures; EXPRESSED DURING: 13 growth stages; BEST Arabidopsis thaliana protein match is: unknown protein (TAIR:AT2G19530.1); Has 63 Blast hits to 63 proteins in 14 species: Archae - 0; Bacteria - 0; Metazoa - 0; Fungi - 0; Plants - 63; Viruses - 0; Other Eukaryotes - 0 (source: NCBI BLink).) — protein MSEETPKLFTNKPKKKAIIAQLKHVEANFNNPTVPPSSKPSPAAAAAASYTMGGGSVPPPPPPKESFARRYKYVWPLLLTVNLAVGGFCSSLDENRIVFSFIFMMLRVIYDSYLFFRTKKKDLDPVVEETAAKSSSVAAPVTVEKTLSSTVVAEPVVIKAREPIPEKQQRELFKWMLEEKRKVNPKNAEEKKRNDEEKAILKQFIGSKTIPTF, from the exons ATGAGTGAAGAAACTCCGAAGCTTTTCACCAATAAACCCAAGAAGAAGG CCATTATCGCTCAGCTTAAGCACGTTGAAGCCAATTTCAACAATCCCACCGTTCCTCCATCATCTAAACCGTCTCCAGCTGCAGCAGCGGCGGCTTCGTATACGATGGGTGGTGGTTCTGTTCCTCCTCCGCCTCCTCCTAAGGAATCATTCGCTCGTAGGTACAAATATGTCTGGCCGCTTCTCCTTACCGTCAATCTCGCCGTCGGAG GATTTTGCTCATCTTTAGATGAAAACCGTATC GTGTTTAGTTTTATCTTTATGATGTTAAGAGTCATTTACGATA GTTATCTGTTCTTTAGAACTAAGAAAAAGGACCTAGATCCTGTAGTTGAAGAGACGGCTGCTAAATCGAGTTCAGTTGCAGCTCCTGTTACTGTGGAAAAAACTTTGTCTTCCACAGTGGTTGCAGAGCCAGTGGTGATCAAGGCACGTGAGCCAATTCCGGAGAAACAACAACGTGAGCTCTTCAAATGGATGTTGGAGGAGAAAAGGAAAGTAAATCCGAAAAAcgcagaagagaagaaacggAATGACGAAGAGAAAGCGATTCTCAAACAGTTCATCGGCTCCAAAACCATTCCTACTTTCTGA
- the TMN6 gene encoding Endomembrane protein 70 protein family (transmembrane nine 6 (TMN6); CONTAINS InterPro DOMAIN/s: Nonaspanin (TM9SF) (InterPro:IPR004240); BEST Arabidopsis thaliana protein match is: transmembrane nine 7 (TAIR:AT3G13772.1); Has 1575 Blast hits to 1549 proteins in 322 species: Archae - 0; Bacteria - 3; Metazoa - 617; Fungi - 232; Plants - 458; Viruses - 0; Other Eukaryotes - 265 (source: NCBI BLink).), producing the protein MAIRIRISGTLLLSFLFFSTLHAFYLPGVAPRDFQKGDPLYVKVNKLSSTKTQLPYDFYYLNYCKPPKILNTGENLGEVLRGDRIENSVYTFEMLEDQPCRVGCRVRVDAESAKNFREKIDYEYRANMILDNLPVAVLRQRKDGIQSTTYEHGYRVGFKGSYEGSKEKKYFIHNHLSFRVMYHRDQESESSRIVGFEVTPNSVLHEYKEWDENNPQLTTCNKDTKNLIQSNTVPQEVEEGKEIVFTYDVAFKESVIKWASRWDTYLLMNDDQIHWFSIINSLMIVLFLSGMVAMIMMRTLYKDISNYNQLETQDEAQEETGWKLVHGDVFRTPMNSGLLCVYVGTGVQIFGMTLVTMIFALLGFLSPSNRGGLTTAMVLLWVFMGIFAGYSSSRLHKMFKGNEWKRITLKTAFMFPGILFAIFFVLNTLIWGERSSGAIPFSTMFALVCLWFGISVPLVFIGSYLGHKKPAIEDPVKTNKIPRQVPEQPWYMKPGFSILIGGILPFGAVFIELFFILTSIWLNQFYYIFGFLFIVFLILIVTCAEITIVLCYFQLCSEDYNWCWRAYLTSGSSSLYLFLYSVFYFFTKLEISKLVSGVLYFGYMIIISYSFFVLTGSIGFYACLWFVRKIYSSVKID; encoded by the exons aTGGCGATCAGGATTCGAATCTCCGGAACTCTCTTACtatctttcttattcttctccACTCTTCACGCTTTCTATCTTCCCGGTGTCGCTCCTCGCGATTTTCAGAAG GGTGATCCTCTTTATGTGAAAGTGAACAAATTATCGTCTACAAAGACTCAGCTTCCTTATGATTTCTACTACCTGAATTACTGTAAGCCTCCGAAGATCTTGAATACCGGCGAAAATTTGGGGGAGGTTCTCAGAGGAGATCGCATTGAGAATTCGGTTTATACT TTTGAAATGTTGGAGGATCAGCCCTGTAGAGTAGGCTGCCGTGTTAGAGTTGATGCAGAGTCTGCTAAAAATTTCAGGGAAAAGATTGATTATGAATACCGAGCTAATAT GATTCTTGATAATCTTCCAGTAGCTGTTCTTCGACAAAGAAAAGATGGAATTCAGTCAACGACTTATGAGCATGGTTACCGTGTTGGCTTTAAAGGGAGTTATGAAGGG agtaaagagaaaaaatactTTATCCATAACCACTTGAGTTTCCGAGTCATGTACCACAGAGACCAAGAGTCTGAATCTTCTCGCATTGTTGGTTTTGAGGTTACGCCTAACAG TGTATTGCATGAGTACAAAGAGTGGGATGAAAACAATCCCCAATTAACAACATGCAACAAAGACACAAAGAATTTGATCCAAAGCAACACTGTTCCTCAAGAAGTCGAGGAAGGAAAAGAAATTGTGTTTACATATGATGTCGCCTTTAAG GAGAGTGTTATCAAATGGGCTTCGCGCTGGGACACATACTTGCTTATGAACGATGATCAAATCCACTGGTTTTCAATCATAAACTCGCTTATGATTGTCCTTTTCCTCTCTGGAATGGTAGCGATGATCATGATGAGAACTTTATACAAGGATATTTCAAACTACAATCAGCTCGAGACCCAAGACGAGGCTCAGGAAGAAACCGGATGGAAGCTTGTACATGGAGATGTCTTTAGGACGCCCATGAACTCTGGGTTACTGTGTGTTTATGTCGGCACAGGTGTTCAGATTTTCGGTATGACTCTTGTGACAATGATCTTTGCATTGCTGGGCTTCTTATCTCCATCCAACAGAGGAGGGCTCACGACTGCCATGGTTCTCTTATGGGTATTCATGGGCATATTTGCTGGTTACTCATCTTCTCGTCTTCACAAAATGTTCAAAGGGAATGAGTGGAAAAGAATCACCTTGAAGACTGCATTCATGTTTCCCGGTATACTCTTCGCGATCTTCTTCGTTCTCAACACACTCATATGGGGAGAACGATCATCTGGAGCCATTCCCTTTAGTACAATGTTTGCTCTGGTCTGTCTCTGGTTTGGAATCTCTGTCCCACTAGTCTTCATTGGTAGCTACCTCGGTCACAAAAAACCAGCAATCGAAGATCCAGTCAAAACTAACAAGATCCCGAGACAAGTACCAGAGCAACCTTGGTACATGAAACCTGGGTTTTCCATACTAATTGGAGGCATCCTTCCATTTGGAGCAGTCTTCATCgagctcttcttcatcctAACATCAATCTGGCTCAATCAATTCTACTACATCTTCGGATTCCTCTTCATCGTGTTCTTGATCTTGATTGTGACCTGCGCAGAGATCACAATTGTCCTCTGCTACTTTCAGCTCTGCAGTGAAGACTACAATTGGTGTTGGAGAGCATACCTCACATCAGGCTCATCTTCACTTTACCTCTTCCTCTACTCCgtcttctacttcttcacAAAGCTTGAGATCTCAAAACTGGTATCAGGAGTGCTCTACTTCGGGTACATGATCATTATCTCTTACTCGTTTTTCGTGCTAACCGGCTCAATCGGTTTCTACGCATGTTTGTGGTTCGTTAGAAAGATCTACTCCTCAGTGAAGATTGACTGA